The DNA window AAGGACATATACGGTCAAATTACATTGGGCTACCTGTTGCGACTTGCCACATTCACTGGGATACTGCTCATTTTGCGTTTCGCTTTGGTTGCGGGTCCCATAGTTCCGGTGCCGCGCATATATGTCTTATCCATGTTGCTTTTGTTTCCGTCGCACATCGCATGGTTTAATTTGTGGCTGACAATGATACTGTTCCTCGAACCCTGTAGTACGGTTTTTCAAGATGAGGTGTCAGTAAGGAGACTGTATTGGTTATTCCATATACCGATGTGGAAGGTACTACTTTCGAAATGGCTGTTCATTATAGGCATGGGTTTTGTGCCACTACTAGTCGGATTGACCATCAATCGGGAGTGGATTTTGAGTGCCACTTCGGTGTGGAGCGTTGTTTTAAGTATCATCATCTTGATACAAGTGCTCACATGTGTTGTACTGGTCAGTTCCGTATCACTTGTAAGCGTACGCGGAACGCTGGTGAACAAAACCCAGTTACAACAAGTTCCACAAGTACCATCCGCCACGATTGCACTAGCCTGGGGTTTTATAGACACGTTCGTTGTTAGTTTTTTTGATCTCGTTGTTCACGTGCATGTCTCTATTGAGGTCAACTTGTTGCTTGTGGTTATCCTAAGTGTTTTTCTATTTTCGTACTGGCCCAAGCTCCTGAAATCGTGGTATAGAGCCCACGGTATCTAGGTGAAAAAACGTTTATGGGGATTGCGACAGAGAAAGGGTGTTGACGAGTCGCGATCACCACGCATGAGCTTCTTAAACCTGTTCAGCGGTGAGTAAAGTTAACTGAGTTCAGTCCTTTCCAAGAATCAAGGAATTCTGTTACCACCACGATTGATTTTACAACTGTTTGGTTTCACGCCGCTGTGAACTTACACTGAATTTACTCAGTTGGCAAATGAATTCACAAGGATGCAACCCAGACAGTAACAGGACTGCCTGGGTTGCGTACTTCGTGTGACAGGTTTTATTTTAGACGGATGCTAAGATTCTACAGATTTTTGTACCGCAAATACCAACGCTTGTAGTCATAACCTTTGGATTGCGCTTCTTCGGGCGTTTCGATGGCACTCATGTTTGCTGGGGGCGCAACGACAACCGGATCGCCAGGCGTCCAGTTGGCTGGCGTTGACACTCCGTTGTTGTCTGTTGTTTGTAGCGAGTCAACGACACGGAGGATTTCTGTAATGCTTCGCCCAGCGCTCATCGGATAATAAATCATCGCACGAAGTGTTTGCTTATCATCGATGATAAATACGGCTCGAACGGCCGCGGTGGAAGAAGCGCCTGGATGAATCATCCCATACAGTCGTGACACCTTCATATCCAAATCTGCAATGACAGGGAAAGGTACTTTCGTGCCAAAGACATCTTCGATGTCCTTCATCCAGGCAAGATGGGCGGCGACACCGTCCACTGACAGTCCGATGAGTTGTACATTGCGTTTCTCAAATTCGGCGGCTTCGGAAGCGAAACCGTAAAATTCCGTTGTACATACCGGGGTGAAGTCGGCAGGATGGGAGAACAAAACCACCCATTTGCCTTCAAAGCTACTCATTTTGATGACACCCTGTGTGCTGACCGCTTCAAAATCTGGGGCTTTTTCATTCAGACGAGGGAAAGATACTTGTGGCTCAATTACGGACATACGGCACCTCCTGGTTTTATGGTGATAGGTTGCAAAATCATCGTGCAATAAATTTATGGAGAAACCATGGAGATACCTTGCCAAATTCGACAGCCACATGAGATTACGCTGATTATTTGGGGATATTTTCCGCACCGAACACACACTTTCTACAAATTTGCCTGTTACGATGTGTCCACGTCGTTTGTGAAGGGAGGTTCCTGTCGTGTACAAAATACTCATCGTTGATGATGAGGCACCGATGAGACAGTTGCTGAAGATTTACCTCACGAATGCAGGGTACACCATCAGTGAGGCAAGCAATGGTGAGGTGGCTTTGTCGGAAATTGAAGCAGAAACATATCATATGATCATATTGGACTTGATGATGCCTGGCATGAGTGGGTGGGAAGCGTGCAAGGAAATTCGAGCAATCGAGCCCGAGCTACCAATCTTGATGCTGACAGCGCGAACGTCTATTGAAGACAAGGTGCAGGGACTGTCGATGGGGGCCGATGACTACTTGACGAAACCGTTTGACGGTCGTGAGTTGGTAGCGCGTGTCCAATCACTGTTACGTAGGTCAGTGGGAACTGAGACAGAGCCATACCATATCCGGGCACTGAATATGACAATTGAGCCGGAGCAGAAGCTGGTTTCTGTACACGGTATTCCGCTTGCTCTCACCCAAACCGAGTTCGATATTTTATGGTTACTGGCAAAGCGCCCTGAGCGAACATTTACTCGTGAGGAGTTGCTGGAACGAATCTGGGGCCTGGATTTTGATGGAGACATACGAACCGTGGACAGCCACATCAAGAACTTACGGGAGAAGTTACGTGAAATGGATGTAGATCCAATTGCAACTGTCTGGGGAGCTGGTTATAAGTTTGTGGTCAACACATCGGATGGTAAAATCTAATGTGAGAAGAATTTTGTTCTGGATAGGGGGGTAACAATGGGCTTTTTGGATCGTATTCGAAGTTCCATATCTGGAAAGAGGTTCGACTCTCCAGAGCATTTGGAAGGCTATAAGCGAATGGGCGAAGAAGTGTTTGAAGTTGTTGTGGAGCTTGCGGATTGTCCGAACCTGAAAGCGAGGGCAATCATTCAGGCGGCAAGAAGCCTCCAAGTCATGGCAGACGCGTTGCTCCAGGACGCCTATTCAAGTGATGCGCACCAGTCATTGCCAGTTCCCATGATGACGCATGAGCAAGCCGAGGCATGGTACGGAAAAATCCCAGACTTGTTAGTCGCCGCCCGCCAAGAGGCTGCTTTTGAAGGGAGTGCGAAGATTCCTCTACCGATACGGTTGGGTAAGCGCATTGAGTCGTCTGGATTGTGTCCGGTGGAACATCTTGCGGGTATGCGTCGCGCAGCAGATGAAATGGAATCGATGTTTAAAGAAAGAATGGAACATGCTCGGCTAAAATCAGAGGTATATAAGGAAGAAATACTGCTGTATGAGGAGGCACGTACACGGCGAGGTGCCGGTGACGCGACCGTTGGTTCCATCCTCGGTGGCCGTCATGTTCCCCGCAGCAGTCATGAGGAGGCGGAAACGCAGTACTGGAATACCTTATCCAGTTATTTGCTCATTGCACAAGGACTTGAAGATCCGTTACTGTTGAAAAGTGCATCACCATCGGGTCAGTATGCTTACTCCAAACTTGACGCGAATGATGTTTGGAAGGTGACCTCTCCGATCGCCATCCGTGAGATTCGTCAAGATGGCGAATGGGACGAGGCGGAACGCGATTTAGAGGATCATTGGAGACAACACAAAATCACAAATGTTGAGCGCGAGTATGTATCCAACACGGAACAACTCCTATCCCGTGGTGAAATACATGAGGATGGCTACTGGGCAAGTTGTCCATTTCAAGCCGTATATCGAGTGATCAAGGGTCCAGTACATGTCTTGAATCATACCATCCCAACGGGACACTTTTTTGTCTGGGACTACGGCGAAGATGGGGAGCCAGGCCGATTCATCACGCAAGCTTCCTTTGGGCGTGCTGATTCTCGTCAATATTGTGACGATTAAACGGACCAAAGACATTGTTTTTGCATTCTCCATACTTTCTTCATGAATTTGTAGTACGTTGAGAGTGAGTTCGATTGAAAAACCGAAAGGGAGATGAACCAATATGTCATTGATAGCGAGAATGAAAGATCTTGTCAGAGCCAACATAAATGACATCATCAGTAAAGCAGAAGATCCGGAGAAGAGTCTCAACCTTTACATTGAGGACGCAACGGATCATTTACGCCAATTCTCTGTTGAGGTGAACCGATTTGAAGCTGAGCGTTTAATGATTGAAAAGCATATTCATGAATGCGAGGCAGCCATTGACGATTGGCATAAGCAGGCGAAACTTGCCCTACAGCAGAACCGCGAGGATTTGGCACACAAGGCGCTCGAACATGAGCAAAAGGAAAAAAATCGTCTTGAAAAATTAAATCCTGAGTTGGAAGATGCCAGTCAAACTTCCGCGCAGATGAGAGAGCAGTATCAGTTGCTACAAGATAAACTAGAAGAAGCCAAGGAAAGGCGCGATGACCTGGTTCGTCGTAATCGCCGGGCCGTTGCGCAGAAAAGTGCGGCGGATGCCATCAGTGGGATAGGCAAAGACGATCCGTTGTCCAAGTTTGATCGGATGGAGGAAAAGGTTGATCGCCGAGAAGCGGAAGGTCAGGCTGCCTATGCCTCAATGACGTCCTCTTTGTCCTATGAAATGAATGAATTGAAAAAGTCGCAATCAAGTGCAGAAGTGGAGGATGCTTTGGCCAAATTGAAAGAGGAAATGAACGCGGAATCGAAATAAAGGTGAAAAGCATAGTTTGACTGAGCCCCGCCTATACTGTGCGGGGTTTCGTCACTTTAAGAACGACAGACTTCAGATCCCTTGGGAATATATCTATTTGACTATGAAATCGCGTGCTAAGTAAACAGTAAAAGCGTAAATTGAATACTAGAGGTAGGAGAACCTCAGGGAATGAACGATTCAGCAAAAATCATCGAGGGGACGTTTGTGGAAATGTGCAAAGTAAAGTTCGCGATAAGCCCAGAAATCCGAGTAGGAGGCAGGCGGTTTACCGCTTCAGATCTTTCAAAAATAGCCGAACTCGTTGGCGAAGACTCGGATATTGAACTAACGACTATGCAGCAGCTCATCGTTGAAATGGATGAATTACGGGCTGAGAACGCCAAGGAAGCATTAAGGAGTCGAGGCATGGGCGTATATGAGGTCGGGCATGTCGTTAAAAATCTTGCCGTCTGCAATTTTTGTAAAGGCGCTGAATCTGAAGGTCTCGAAGCTGCAAGAGAGTTGGACAAGGCAATTGCGGGCAGGCTGGTCCCATTCCCGGTGAGAGTGGGGTATTCTGGTTGTCCCAACGCCTGTGGTGAATCACTGGCTAAGGACATCGGTATTGTAAAAATAAAAGATACATTCAATGTGTATGTTGGCGGTGAGACGAAAACATTGAATGCTTCGTCAGGAAAATTAATGTTGGAAAAAGTTGCCGGAGATTTGTTGCCGAGCGTTGTGAATCAAATTATTGAGGTTTATCAGAAGAACGGAAGAAAGCGTGAGCGATTTTCGCACTTTATGAAACGCTATGGTTTTGATACGCTCCAAAATGAACTGACAATATGAAAGTCAACGTCAAACGGTGGATGTCACACATCCACCGTTTGACTTACTTAATTCTACATGAGCGCATCTCAATGCTGACGTTCAATCTCAGTGTCTGTTTCATAGTGTGTCGCTGTCTCGTTTTTTGCACGATCAGGTTCCTGTATCGCGTTCTGAACGCTAAGAATTACAGGTGTCACAAAATCCTGTTTGGCTTCGGCAATGACGGCAATAACCATTGTGCTAATAAATATCCACTGTGGTGTGGAGAACAACAATACGCGACTGACGTGGGGTACGTAGGTAGAGGTGAGTAGAAGCATCAGGCCAAAGCCTGTCCACAACCACTGTGGATGATTCATCAATTGTGTACGATTTTTACGTATCAGCCAAAATAAGATTAAACAGCCCAAGATTCGAAAGATATCTTCTGTACGGAACGGATTCAAATCCGTGAAAGCCTGGTAGGCGAAGTACACGAGACCGCCGCTCATTGTGGCTTCAGCGAGAAGGGCGAACGTTTTTTGGCTCAAGTGCTTTACTCTCCATAATGACAAAAGGGTGTACAACACGGAAGCAATCAGTCCGATGAGCCATCCACTCGACGACGCCCCACTCAGCAGCGACAGAAGGTCCTGCCCAATATTTGAACTTGGGTGAAGAATTAGTCCGGAGAACCGACTGAACAAGATGTCTATCATGACGATGGTGAATATTCGCTCTCGTACGGCCCTATTCTCAGGGCTTTTCGGCGTCAGGTAGCGTAGATACAATGACGCTCCGAATCCGCCTAGGATTAGGGCTATCCATACAGGGGGAATGCGCTGTAATAGAGATAACATTATTTTGAAATCGCCTCCAAATCAGCGTTTAGGGTGCCTTTGGACAGCGACCCGACCACTTTGTCCTCAATGATTCCTGATCGGGTCACAAAAAAAGAGGTGGGGAAAGCAACAATCTGATATTTTTGTGCCACCTTACCCGTGGTATCTAGTGGAACTCGCCATGTCACACCGAATTGTTGTACAAACGCCTGAACCGCGGGAATACTGTCCTGTGAAGTGACGTTAATACTGAGAAACATGACTTTGTTCCCATATTTTTTATACGCCTTTGCAATATCAGGCGCTTCCAGTCGGCAATACGTACACCAGGATGTCCAAAAATTAACAAACACGGGTTTTCCAACAATGTCTTTCGTTGAAATGGTCTGCTGAGAACCCAGTAGCTGCATGCTAAAGGGCGGTAATCGATAGCCAATCTGCGGCGCCGCGGAAAGATTCTTTATAGACGTGGCAGTTACGTTACGATGGCTTCCGGACCATGCAGTGAAGGCAATGGATCCCACCAGAACTAAGCCAATCACGGACCACTTTAAACGCTTCTTCAACATGCATTTTCCCCCTAGAATCCAGTGAATCCACCATACAGTTTAATGAGCCAAATCGTGATTAGGGTTAGCATATTTGTGAGCAACAATATCCCCATGACAATCATGATGTACCCGCCGATTTTAGATAGAATGGCTCCATACTTCGCAAGTTTTCGCACCGAACCGAGAGAAAAGCCTAGTATCAGATAAGGAATGGCAAAGCCGACGATATAGGCGAGAATGAGAGATATGCCGTAGGCACTTTGGCTCGCGCTGAGTACAAGAACAGCTCCAAGTATCGGTCCAATGCAAGGGGACCAGCCTGCAGCAAAACTGATCCCAACGAGGACAGAGCCGAAGTATCCGGGTTTCTTGCCTTTGTATTCCCATTTCTTTTCCATCATGAGCCATTTGGGGGTCAAAAGCCCGCTAAGAGCAAGCCCCATTACGATGACAATAATTCCACCAACAATCCGAATGACAGAGCGGTAACTAATGAACACTTGTCCAATCAGTGTGGCAGACAGGCCTAAAGCAAAAAAGATGATCGAAAAGCCGAGGATGAAAAACAACGTGTGTGTTACGGCCTTGATGCGATGATTCAAGGTGTGTGTTTGTGACGGACTAAACGTAACCCCCGAGATATACGAGATATACGAAGGGTACAGCGGCAGGACACAAGGCGACAGAAAGGACAGTACGCCTGCTAGAAATGAAAGGAACAATGTTGGATGTGTACCAAGCAGCGGAATCCCTCCTCATTGAGTCTGTAACCCTGCTTCTTTCGCATATTGCACCATTTGCGCCTCTGTAAGCGGTCCGATAATGTGACGAACAATTTTTCCACTCGAGGAAATCAAAAAAGTTTCTGGCTGCCCTGTCACGCCATACGGAGGTGACCAATGGTCGCTCGGACTTAATAACACTGTCATCTCTGAAGGAACATGGTATTTTGATACATAGTTTCGAACCAACACGCTATCGTCCCCCCGGTCAATCAGGACGACATGTATCCGATTTCCATACTGTTTGGCAAAGGCAATTAGGTCTGGTGTTTCTTGAATGCATGGTGGACACCAGGGCGTAAAAAAGTTCAGAAACACGGGTTCGCCTTGCAGACTTTTCAGTTCGAAGTTTTGCCCGGTTACTGTAACAGCCTTTATGTCTGGCGCAACGTCACCAATCTTAGCGGGTGTTACATATTTTCCATACTGCCATAGATAGTATCCTAAAATTCCGGCCACGACTGCAGCAACGCTTAAAATGATGATATTGCGACGAGGAACCTTGTGCATTTTGACGAACTCCCGTATGTGGATGGCATGTGAAATTTCGCATAGATACTCGCACGAATGGTATTCCCGTTACGGTACAAATAGGTTGACAAGTTCATCAAATGTCACCAAACTTTCATAATACACAACCGGGGTATCGTACTGTCTTTCGTCTATGATAAGCTTAATGCAGATGAATGACAAGCCTACGCCTGGAGAAAGTGAGGGATATTGATTGCATCAGTATTGGTTCTGGATAGGGAACTTTCCTGTGCGAGCGTACAGCACGATTTTTGCAGCGGCATTTTTGTTTGGACTTGGGGCGGCCGTGTATTTTGCAAAGGCTGATAAGAAGCCGGAGTATGTTCCTCACTTGTGGAATTTGGCACCTTGGTTACTGATTGGTGGTTTGGTTGGTTCCCGGTTCTGGCAGGTTTTCTTCTTTGACTGGCAGTACTACTCGAAACACCCGGGTCAAATCATCGCCATTTGGCATGGAGGACTGTCTATTCAAGGTGGTGTTGCGGGTGCATTAGTCGTTGGTATCTGGTATATTCGGCGACACAAACTATCTTTTTGGACAATGGCAGATATCGTCGCTCCAGCCCTTTTGCTCGCACAAAGCATCGGACGTGACGCCAATTTGATGAATGGAGACGCATTCGGTAGCCCAACGCATCTTGGCTATGGCTTGTTGTATCCCAAATCAACACTCGCGTATCAAACCTATGGCAACCAACCGCTCTGGCCAGCAGAAGTGTGGGAAGGACAAGCCGATATCATATTGTTTGCCCTAATGTTGGTACTGAAGCAACGCAGGTGGCCGAAAGGGTTTCTGTTTATGTTTTATCTGGTTGGTTACAATCTAGTCCGCTTTCTGTTAGAAATGCTGAGAGGGGACTCTCCTAGATTTTTATTTCACTGGGATGCGGCGCAGTGGACTTCAATGCCAGTTGTCATTGCAGGTGTGGTGATTACCATTTTACTTTTCGTATTTGAACGCAAAAATCCGATGGCATCGAACCCTTGATACCAAACGGCCGCGTTACATTACGGTGACATTGAGGATGGGTGTGATGTTGAGTAACCTCCTTCGAATCACCAAACGGTATCGACAGACGGCGTGGCGAATCCCTGGTTACATGCTCGGTACAATCGCAGGGTACTGGGTGATATCGCATTACCGTGATTCGTTCTTCGTTTATATGACCATCTTGTCGGTTGTGAGTCTGACGGCGAACTGGATCGTAAGTCGGCTACTGCGTATGCATCAGGGCACGCGCGTGGATAGTACGGACAACAAAGGGGCTGGGTGACATATGCTGCGGGTTGCATTTTGAAGAACAAACAGAATTCGTAGTTCAAATGACATGTGAATTAACACATGATTTCACGAAGTATCAAAACAGACCCAAAGAATTAGCGTGCCAATCGGTTGATTTGGCACGCTAATTTGTCTTGTGTACCCGAGTACACTATCTTTCGAACCCCAACCTGGCAGTCTCACGTTGGACGTCCCTACGAGTGACAGTCAAATAACCAACGAAAATAATGATAAGTGCCGTCAACACCATAGCCACGATCCCATCCCCGTATCCGAGGCCCGTAATACTCTTTGGCTTCCCGAACCAATCCGCAAACGAAGCCCCAAGTGGACGGGTCATGACATAAGCGAACCAGAAGGCGAAAATCGAATTGAACCTGAACAACGAATATCCAAGTCCAGGAATAAGGAACAGCGCTGCAAACAGAATGCCTGATGCAAAGAAGCCAAGATGCAATGTCATAGCCGTCATATCACTGATAGCAGTTCCCAACGCAAAGGTGGCGAGCACCGCCGACCAATAAAACACCTCACGTCGTCGGGTGTTGATACTGTGGATAGAAAGCGTCTTCTCCACCTTGTACCAAATCGAAAACGCCATGATCATGAATATGGCAAACACGATGGTCGAGATTAAGTATGGTACTCCCAAGACAACGTGAGTCACATCAGCAACCATCGTGCCGAAAATTGCAACCATGACGACAAATAGCCAATAGATCCACGCCACGTATTTGCGAACGGTAAACTGTAGAATGAACGCGATAACAAAACCAAGAAAGCCAAGAATGACCACCAGATAGGGATTGATGTGATAAACCAGATAATCCGATGTCGATTCACCCATAGCGGTCGTCAGCAACTTCACAATCCAGAAGTATATTGTGACCTCTGGAACCTTGGTTAATGGATGTTTGCCTCGATTTCGGTTCACGGAATAGGATTGATTCATAGATGTTCTGGTCCCCCTACATGAATAGCACTTGATAAATCACCTTTATAGCCTATCACATCTTCATGGTGGAAAATCGATGAGAAGTCTCGTGCACTTTCTCCTCGATCTAGCTGTTTAAGTCGAAATATTATAGTATCCAAAATCGCATAACAATTCGCACCGTTATTTTCACACTGTCCATAAATTATTGTCGTATCCTCGAATTGACGTGAGAATCGACATGCTAAAATGAAGTAAAATAGCCAAAAATAGTTAGTATAATATCGAAATTATCGGTGCAAATCCAAATGCGAATTCACACTCCATTTAGCTTGCAATTTGACTAATCTTGTCCCTTAAAACGGAACCCGTTAGAATTATGTCCCTCGCCCTTTGTTCTTGGGGTTTATAAGGTGAATCGGTTCATCAAAAATCTTTCTTGCCTCAGATGAATTGATCACGCCGTTGTCGAACATATTGTGCAGTACAATCTGTTGGCGTTCTCTGGCATCGGAAAAAGAACGAAGCGGATCATCCCCATATGGGTCATTTGGGATACCCGCAAGCATCGTCAGTTCACCGTCGTTCAGTGCAGAAGGGCTCACTCCGAAGTACGTCAAAGATGCATTGTAAAGGCCATAGGCACCGTTGCCGTAATAGATGAGGTTCGTGTACCTTGTGAAAATCTCTCGCTTGTTCATGGTGTCGTAAAGACCAATTGCATAAAATGCTTGCCGGATCTTTCGTGTCAGTGTCTTATCTTGGTCAAGCAATGTATTGTCCACGAGTTGCTGCGTAATCGTCGAACCACCCTCCACATAACCATCCTGTTCCACATCCACAATAAATGAACGCGCGATGCCTACCGGATCGATACCGGGATC is part of the Ferroacidibacillus organovorans genome and encodes:
- a CDS encoding peroxiredoxin, translated to MARYLHGFSINLLHDDFATYHHKTRRCRMSVIEPQVSFPRLNEKAPDFEAVSTQGVIKMSSFEGKWVVLFSHPADFTPVCTTEFYGFASEAAEFEKRNVQLIGLSVDGVAAHLAWMKDIEDVFGTKVPFPVIADLDMKVSRLYGMIHPGASSTAAVRAVFIIDDKQTLRAMIYYPMSAGRSITEILRVVDSLQTTDNNGVSTPANWTPGDPVVVAPPANMSAIETPEEAQSKGYDYKRWYLRYKNL
- a CDS encoding response regulator transcription factor, which produces MYKILIVDDEAPMRQLLKIYLTNAGYTISEASNGEVALSEIEAETYHMIILDLMMPGMSGWEACKEIRAIEPELPILMLTARTSIEDKVQGLSMGADDYLTKPFDGRELVARVQSLLRRSVGTETEPYHIRALNMTIEPEQKLVSVHGIPLALTQTEFDILWLLAKRPERTFTREELLERIWGLDFDGDIRTVDSHIKNLREKLREMDVDPIATVWGAGYKFVVNTSDGKI
- a CDS encoding PspA/IM30 family protein is translated as MSLIARMKDLVRANINDIISKAEDPEKSLNLYIEDATDHLRQFSVEVNRFEAERLMIEKHIHECEAAIDDWHKQAKLALQQNREDLAHKALEHEQKEKNRLEKLNPELEDASQTSAQMREQYQLLQDKLEEAKERRDDLVRRNRRAVAQKSAADAISGIGKDDPLSKFDRMEEKVDRREAEGQAAYASMTSSLSYEMNELKKSQSSAEVEDALAKLKEEMNAESK
- a CDS encoding nitrite reductase → MNDSAKIIEGTFVEMCKVKFAISPEIRVGGRRFTASDLSKIAELVGEDSDIELTTMQQLIVEMDELRAENAKEALRSRGMGVYEVGHVVKNLAVCNFCKGAESEGLEAARELDKAIAGRLVPFPVRVGYSGCPNACGESLAKDIGIVKIKDTFNVYVGGETKTLNASSGKLMLEKVAGDLLPSVVNQIIEVYQKNGRKRERFSHFMKRYGFDTLQNELTI
- a CDS encoding TlpA family protein disulfide reductase; protein product: MLKKRLKWSVIGLVLVGSIAFTAWSGSHRNVTATSIKNLSAAPQIGYRLPPFSMQLLGSQQTISTKDIVGKPVFVNFWTSWCTYCRLEAPDIAKAYKKYGNKVMFLSINVTSQDSIPAVQAFVQQFGVTWRVPLDTTGKVAQKYQIVAFPTSFFVTRSGIIEDKVVGSLSKGTLNADLEAISK
- a CDS encoding cytochrome c biogenesis CcdA family protein, which produces MFLSFLAGVLSFLSPCVLPLYPSYISYISGVTFSPSQTHTLNHRIKAVTHTLFFILGFSIIFFALGLSATLIGQVFISYRSVIRIVGGIIVIVMGLALSGLLTPKWLMMEKKWEYKGKKPGYFGSVLVGISFAAGWSPCIGPILGAVLVLSASQSAYGISLILAYIVGFAIPYLILGFSLGSVRKLAKYGAILSKIGGYIMIVMGILLLTNMLTLITIWLIKLYGGFTGF
- a CDS encoding TlpA family protein disulfide reductase, which translates into the protein MHKVPRRNIIILSVAAVVAGILGYYLWQYGKYVTPAKIGDVAPDIKAVTVTGQNFELKSLQGEPVFLNFFTPWCPPCIQETPDLIAFAKQYGNRIHVVLIDRGDDSVLVRNYVSKYHVPSEMTVLLSPSDHWSPPYGVTGQPETFLISSSGKIVRHIIGPLTEAQMVQYAKEAGLQTQ
- the lgt gene encoding prolipoprotein diacylglyceryl transferase gives rise to the protein MHQYWFWIGNFPVRAYSTIFAAAFLFGLGAAVYFAKADKKPEYVPHLWNLAPWLLIGGLVGSRFWQVFFFDWQYYSKHPGQIIAIWHGGLSIQGGVAGALVVGIWYIRRHKLSFWTMADIVAPALLLAQSIGRDANLMNGDAFGSPTHLGYGLLYPKSTLAYQTYGNQPLWPAEVWEGQADIILFALMLVLKQRRWPKGFLFMFYLVGYNLVRFLLEMLRGDSPRFLFHWDAAQWTSMPVVIAGVVITILLFVFERKNPMASNP
- a CDS encoding biosynthetic peptidoglycan transglycosylase; translated protein: MLVRLLSSLIKILLLLVSLVLVVSIGLNWYFTHAFQIAVVVRMRGAKKEELYRIRPLAYDQIPTVFRKAIISTEDRRFWWDPGIDPVGIARSFIVDVEQDGYVEGGSTITQQLVDNTLLDQDKTLTRKIRQAFYAIGLYDTMNKREIFTRYTNLIYYGNGAYGLYNASLTYFGVSPSALNDGELTMLAGIPNDPYGDDPLRSFSDARERQQIVLHNMFDNGVINSSEARKIFDEPIHLINPKNKGRGT